One Solea senegalensis isolate Sse05_10M linkage group LG3, IFAPA_SoseM_1, whole genome shotgun sequence genomic window carries:
- the LOC122766781 gene encoding uncharacterized protein LOC122766781 isoform X1 gives MQPGCPSSHVGACPAFQHPSNVDALRSHQHHHVTPAPVAAAANIVKINMVAHQDPRKLGVDVPSQRQQNNAELRFHRLQHYVTSCGFQQPRPADRMWTPQNSGHGPNADIYSPLNVTTQCTSANERSGMYLVNRNGQHKGSFPRGPNLNSNNTEQQRLLHDCLGTTTVATRDDTVDLTAQQHQYSLKQYHSSQQVEAPLKNGNLGSISLVSSLEKTKVNIEPTARTNLSIKMHCQSPQVKCSLGTLNCENPMIRTQTPGYSIEDQQQVTSPSTVLPKRPPTDDEIHKRIAEELEGYKRNENSKRNAHLSDTFASNKARHATGHTLPAYSSGDSRGNADLTWTCGHSTVATATHSTEYPQIMMKVAPTCTNNEDDSPVVLTSTSGMTMIDLTKRKPNYMSAEYINKNMHDAHNVPGISWAPKPIVSTGYDDVHAVIDVSVENRTKPSSVMTGSDTSLYGIQDIIQKKRKNNKDHLCPITDQEVVTHSKMTSSISQIQILNVMSMSGDQIKQLWDLPSCEHVMDSGSVNPHPHFSPEPPERSDKAQESALSHQSQRVGEQTPNILKCPEYEDISDYELIPAMLTGLPYTEHEDLDVLVCHENQQMEKLNAETHLKGPNRKRSQFENDGPFQMKGDNISDDTSREQNCSCPCFVETDTGFQQVLCPKCDRERHFLSCSPDNLSDGFETDEMDDYMVIPLSMTDIKYEPAEEIQDFPGNTVPDDSQSEDIEFQSAPESSTASVPCPIEVFDTIASFILSKRTTVQFPPGRCTPDHEMNSDTGGTHTPRHMIGSRSECEDSSETENSCDYSSEAEHNYLTASRCVFKNRSAPATDQSADEKENEPNKATSVQNGQSKSSVKLGCIQKLKELIKSNARLKGAKSKTNRQRNSKAQGKFFDSDSEDKSDYNCKMKAKRKRLSSSSSVGSPEASYSQQREHPHQTVDSQSPQSGSELHETRFKEVIKTVCSSGQLTKYEADPDHVQHAADRKDIPKDGIIIIDSDTEDSVDTWDESDKKVTKETIISSRLVDDGSAPYFKQKRHPCENVDSRSEPSKEKFQRMETSSVASSVPLHRSKLEDAQFNEGMQEDGSYSIKKSGHLLETEDGTEHIQDKTSNTTFNGSDNHIIKKATTDPLLPSLSKVCSRASCSIQNGGLAKEMDCGSGRKTPQKRIRSSYESADRRQSVDQSSSHRNSLIPRLYFIDPADPRDPLKLVKGKPPQRRDKEDTVVTKAPSATSKKMHSSDKNTQDTSLNKTLVNIINPKLLLRHRSLSNQEGQSISRSLLQPGETATISHQSKMYESTNVPKHNLSSSKLRHSFSHPSTSCHPWSNTRDQSLNATSQLSAVERLKDNWSKSYYPTKKDRKTSTETEEASRTLNTESKREAYQPLSHQERAGHHDRPPKQRRNSKESETSLMKRAKMEAVQLTRATNRNNSREQRGSVGEGYKWSERPKVARSNQGDTFQFPPSMVCPMYNHHSFTAAWCSV, from the exons ATGCAACCTGGATGTCCTTCCAGCCACGTTGGAGCCTGCCCTGCTTTCCAACACCCGAGTAATGTTGATGCTCTAAGATCACACCAGCACCACCATGTTACACCAGCTCCagtcgctgctgctgcaaatATTGTAAAAATCAACATGGTTGCCCATCAAGATCCCAGAAAACTCGGGGTGGATGTTCCATCTCAGAGGCAGCAAAACAATGCAGAATTACGTTTCCACAGACTCCAACACTATGTAACAAGCTGTGGATTTCAGCAGCCAAGACCTGCTGACCGTATGTGGACTCCTCAGAATAGTGGTCATGGACCCAATGCAGACATTTATTCACCGTTGAATGTTACTACACAATGCACCAGTGCTAATGAGAGATCTGGGATGTATCTTGTCAACCGTAATGGACAACACAAGGGAAGTTTTCCACGAGGACCCAACTTAAACTCTAATAATACAGAGCAACAAAGACTTTTACATGACTGTCTTGGTACCACGACTGTAGCAACAAGAGATGACACTGTTGATCTTACAGCACAGCAGCATCAGTATTCTCTGAAACAATATCACTCATCCCAGCAAGTAGAAGCTCCTCTTAAAAATGGAAATCTTGGCTCAATCTCCTTGGTTTCTTCACtagagaaaacaaaagtcaacATTGAGCCCACTGCAAGAACAAATCTTTCTATTAAAATGCACTGCCAAAGTCCACAAGTGAAATGTTCACTTGGTACTCTTAATTGTGAAAACCCCATGATTAGAACACAAACTCCAGGTTATTCAATAGAAGACCAGCAGCAAGTCACTTCTCCCTCAACAGTTCTACCAAAGCGTCCACCTACAGATGACGAAATACATAAACGAATTGCTGAAGAGCTCGAAGGTTATAAAAGAAATGAGAATTCCAAAAGAAATGCTCATCTTTCTGATACTTTTGCCTCCAACAAAGCAAGACATGCAACAGGACACACACTTCCAGCATACAGTTCAGGGGACTCCAGAGGAAATGCTGACTTAACTTGGACATGTGGTCATTCAACAGTTGCAACAGCAACACATTCAACAG AATATCCACAAATTATGATGAAAGTTGCGCCGACATGCACAAATAATGAAGACGACAGTCCAGTGGTTCTCACCTCAACATCTGGAATGACTATGATTGACCTGACCAAGAGGAAACCCAACTACATGTCAGCAGAATATATCAACAAGAATATGCATGATGCACACAATGTGCCTGGCATTTCTTGGGCTCCCAAACCCATTGTGAGTACAGGTTATGACGATGTCCATGCTGTAATTGATGTTTCAGTGGAGAATCGCACCAAGCCAAGTTCAGTGATGACTGGAAGTGATACATCACTTTATGGAATTCAAGACATTAttcaaaagaaaaggaaaaacaacaaagatcaCCTTTGTCCTATTACTGATCAGGAAGTAGTTACACATTCTAAGATGACGTCATCAATTAGTCAAATTCAGATTCTTAATGTTATGTCAATGTCTGGAGACCAAATAAAACAGCTGTGGGACCTACCAAGTTGTGAACATGTGATGGATTCAGGTTCTGTGAATCCACACCCACATTTCAGCCCAGAACCTCCTGAAAGAAGTGACAAAGCCCAGGAATCGGCTCTGTCACATCAAAGCCAGAGGGTAGGGGAGCAAACCCCAAACATTCTTAAATGCCCAGAATATGAAGACATATCAGATTATGAACTAATCCCTGCCATGCTGACAGGTCTCCCATACACAGAACATGAGGATTTAGACGTCCTTGTTTGTCATGAAAATCAACAGATGGAGAAATTGAATGCAGAAACTCATCTGAAAGGGCCCAACAGAAAACGTTCACAATTTGAAAATGACGGCCCATTTCAAATGAAGGGGGACAACATTTCAGATGATACATCTAGAGAACAAAACTGCTCTTGTCCTTGTTTTGTTGAAACTGATACTGGATTTCAACAAGTGTTATGTCCTAAATGTGACCGTGAAAGACACTTTCTTTCATGTAGTCCTGATAATTTGAGTGATGGATTTGAGACTGATGAGATGGATGATTACATGGTCATACCTTTAAGCATGACAGACATTAAATATGAACCCGCCGAAGAAATCCAGGATTTCCCAGGGAACACCGTACCAGATGACAGTCAAAGTGAAGATATAGAATTTCAAAGTGCTCCAGAATCTTCAACCGCTTCTGTGCCTTGCCCGATAGAGGTTTTTGACACCATTGCAAGCTTTATACTATCAAAAAGGACCACAGTTCAGTTTCCTCCAGGTAGGTGCACACCAGACCATGAAATGAACTCGGATACAGGAGGAACTCATACACCTCGGCACATGATAGGGTCCAGATCTGAGTGTGAAGACAGCAGTGAAACGGAGAACAGTTGTGATTATTCATCTGAAGCCGAACACAACTATTTGACAGCCTCGAggtgtgtatttaaaaacaggTCAGCACCAGCTACAGATCAGTCtgcagatgaaaaagaaaatgaacctAATAAGGCAACAAGTGTGCAAAACGGTCAAAGCAAGAGCTCAGTCAAGTTGGGCTGTATTCAAAAACTTAAAGAGCTCATCAAATCTAATGCTCGCTTAAAGGGTGCCAAATCAAAGACCAACAGGCAGAGGAACTCAAAAGCACAAGGTAAATTTTTTGATTCTGACTCGGAGGATAAAAGTGACTACAACTGCAAAATGAAGGCAAAACGGAAGAGGTTGTCTTCTTCAAGCTCAGTGGGCAGTCCAGAAGCATCTTACAGTCAACAAAGGGAGCATCCACATCAAACTGTGGACAGTCAGTCACCACAGAGTGGGTCTGAACTTCATGAGACACGGTTCAAAGAAGTGATTAAGACTGTTTGCTCAAGTGGGCAGTTGACGAAATATGAAGCTGACCCCGATCATGTTCAGCATGCAGCTGACAGAAAGGATATCCCGAAAGATGGTATAATAATCATTGACTCGGATACAGAGGATTCGGTGGACACTTGGGATGagagtgacaaaaaagtcacaaaggAAACCATTATTTCTTCACGGTTAGTAGACGATGGTAGCGCGccatattttaaacaaaagagACACCCATGTGAAAATGTGGACAGTAGATCTGAACCTTCTAAGGAAAAGTTCCAAAGAATGGAAACATCCTCTGTCGCTTCCTCAGTACCACTGCACCGGTCTAAACTTGAAGATGCACAGTTTAACGAAGGGATGCAGGAAGATGGCTCTTActctataaaaaaaagtggacacCTACTTGAAACTGAAGATGGTACTGAGCATATTCAAGACAAGACCTCAAATACAACTTTCAATGGCTCAGACAATCATATCATCAAGAAGGCAACCACAGATCCACTGCTACCATCATTGTCAAAAGTCTGTAGCCGGGCCTCATGTTCTATACAAAACGGAGGGTTAGCTAAAGAAATGGATTGTGGATCGGGCAGGAAAACGCCTCAAAAACGCATACGATCATCTTATGAGTCAGCAGACCGGCGGCAGTCAGTGGACCAGTCTTCTTCGCATCGTAACAGTTTGATCCCACGCCTCTATTTTATCGATCCAGCTGATCCTCGTGATCCACTGAAGCTTGTTAAAGGTAAACCGCCCCAAAGGCGGGATAAAGAAGACACTGTGGTTACCAAGGCCCCCTCAGCAACAAGTAAGAAGATGCACTCCAGTGATAAGAATACCCAAGATACGTCTTTGAATAAAACTCTAGTCAACATAATCAATCCCAAACTGCTTTTAAGACATCGTTCATTATCCAACCAAGAAGGCCAGTCTATCTCCAGAAGTTTGTTGCAGCCCGGAGAAACTGCCACCATATCtcatcagtcaaaaatgtaTGAAAGCACTAATGTTCCAAAACATAATTTGAGTTCATCCAAACTAAGACATTCGTTTTCTCACCCATCAACATCATGCCATCCTTGGAGCAACACCAGAGACCAATCATTGAATGCAACCAGCCAATTATCAGCGGTTGAACGATTGAAAGATAACTGGAGCAAAAGCTACTACCCAACgaagaaagacaggaaaacTAGCACCGAGACAGAGGAGGCTTCCAGAACCTTGAATACTGAATCAAAGAGAGAAGCCTATCAACCATTGAGTCACCAGGAAAGGGCAGGTCACCATGACAGACCACCCAAACAGAGACGCAATTCCAAAGAGTCCGAAACCAGTCTGATGAAGAGAGCCAAGATGGAAGCTGTGCAGTTGACAAGGGCAACAAATCGAAACAACTCGAGGGAACAAA GAGGCTCCGTGGGTGAAGGTTACAAGTGGTCAGAGAGGCCAAAAGTGGCGAGGTCAAATCAAGGTGACACTTTTCAATTTCCCCCTAGTATGGTTTGCCCCATGTATAATCACCACTCTTTTACAGCAGCCTGGTGCAGTGTATAA